The following are from one region of the Pectinophora gossypiella unplaced genomic scaffold, ilPecGoss1.1 Pgos_59, whole genome shotgun sequence genome:
- the LOC126381526 gene encoding uncharacterized protein LOC126381526: protein MEHKNCRLLGRLFNCPSKCGHVTRTCSKDNSNPTISRLDSQSRKICACATEKHYLPGNTVENLEQSEVSTRRKVQFDHRKGKEVYCGREGNLKGYTEASRTSEFCEFCCSTRASQPSSATDVSKLAARSVNKSLSITSRGLQRAQMVGSKLPSVNTAALSPTKVLPRNRCLRPGLGSTTEQHSPFRSLENRRTRVTQQPKRDAGYIARSSESRSSHETQFATNTVRQQDSGRSPTKRRSQRSCQTCFTYGDSWLDKNPIQ, encoded by the coding sequence ATGGAACATAAGAATTGTCGTTTACTTGGACGACTATTTAATTGTCCATCAAAATGCGGACACGTTACACGAACATGTTCAAAAGACAATTCAAACCCTACAATATCTAGGCTGGACAGTCAATCTAGGAAAATCTGTGCTTGTGCCACAGAAAAGCATTACTTACCTGGGAATACTGTGGAAAACCTGGAGCAGTCAGAAGTCTCTACCAGAAGAAAAGTCCAATTCGATCATAGAAAAGGTAAAGAAGTTTATTGTGGAAGGGAGGGCAACCTTAAAGGATACACAGAGGCTAGTAGGACTTCTGAATTTTGCGAGTTTTGTTGTTCCACGAGGGCGTCTCAACCATCGTCAGCTACTGATGTTTCTAAACTCGCTGCCAGATCCGTCAATAAAAGCTTATCCATTACCTCCAGAGGTTTACAACGAGCTCAAATGGTGGGCTCAAAATTGCCATCTGTCAACACCGCTGCATTATCCCCCACCAAAGTACTTCCTCGCAACAGATGCCTCAGACCAGGCCTGGGGAGCACAACTGAACAGCATAGCCCTTTCCGGAGCCTGGAAAATAGACGAACAAGGGTTACACAGCAACCAAAAAGAGATGCTGGCTATATTGCACGCTCTTCAGAATCACGCTCATCGCATGAGACGCAGTTCGCTACTAATACAGTGCGACAACAGGACAGCGGTCGCTCACCTACGAAAAGAAGGAG